In Paraburkholderia caballeronis, the following proteins share a genomic window:
- the ugpQ gene encoding glycerophosphodiester phosphodiesterase encodes MSDSKPLTGSVKGRAPAWPYPRVVAHRGGGTLAPENTLAGIRLGAQLGMKMVEFDAKLSADDVVFLLHDDTVDRTSNGQGAAARMDYASIARLDAGSWFDAGFEREIMPTLDQVASACLELGVAANIEIKPSPGRETLTGRVVAQQAASLWQRGEPAPLLSSFSCQALAAARDAAPALPRGLLFGALPPDWREQTESLDCVSLHVDHRALDEARVAGIKAAGLRILVYTVNELERARQLAAWGVDSICTDRIDEITVDRLAGA; translated from the coding sequence ATGAGCGACTCGAAACCGCTGACTGGCTCCGTTAAAGGCCGTGCGCCCGCATGGCCGTATCCGCGCGTCGTCGCGCATCGCGGCGGCGGCACGCTGGCGCCCGAAAACACGCTGGCCGGCATCCGGCTCGGCGCGCAACTCGGGATGAAGATGGTGGAGTTCGACGCGAAGCTGTCCGCGGACGACGTCGTGTTCCTGCTGCACGACGATACCGTCGATCGCACGAGCAACGGCCAGGGTGCGGCGGCGCGGATGGACTATGCGTCGATCGCCCGGCTCGATGCGGGAAGCTGGTTCGACGCGGGTTTCGAACGCGAAATCATGCCGACCCTCGATCAGGTCGCGAGCGCCTGCCTGGAACTCGGCGTGGCGGCGAACATCGAGATCAAGCCGAGCCCCGGTCGCGAGACGCTGACAGGCCGGGTCGTCGCACAACAGGCGGCATCTCTTTGGCAACGCGGCGAGCCCGCGCCGCTACTGTCGTCGTTTTCCTGTCAGGCGCTGGCTGCGGCGCGGGACGCCGCGCCGGCGCTGCCGCGCGGCCTGCTGTTCGGTGCGTTGCCGCCCGACTGGCGCGAGCAGACGGAGAGTCTCGATTGCGTTTCGCTGCACGTCGATCATCGCGCGCTGGACGAAGCGCGGGTTGCCGGGATCAAGGCGGCAGGGTTGAGAATCCTCGTCTATACGGTCAACGAACTGGAGCGTGCGCGCCAACTGGCGGCATGGGGAGTCGATTCGATCTGCACCGACCGCATCGACGAGATCACCGTCGATCGTCTGGCCGGTGCATGA
- a CDS encoding porin, translating to MKLKKTTAAVLALGAFAGVAHAQSSVTLYGVADAGLLYTNNVKGDHVYQLSTANSSRWGLRGSEDLGGGLSAIFTLENGYTIGTGGMSQGGLLFGRKAFVGLSSKTYGTLTAGRQYSASNDANSIFGSGADWAASGLGYGTRAADVDNVDTSNRIQNSLKYTSPTWRGLTVGLLYSFGGQAGQFSKNSVWDVAASYANGPFKFGVGYMYTKDPYYATFGNQGNSSTPTSAPGGTNNMPSRIFGGYASAGAQQILTAGGSYALGPATIAVLYSNTQFKDLGSVNPVGSPYATKYTGGTATFNSGELNVKYAFTPALTLAGAYIYTHNSGAGDFGSAHYNQVNLGVIYALSVRTSLYATGFYESASGVDSTGQAAVANLSGSTWSSTSHQVAAIVGMTHRF from the coding sequence ATGAAACTCAAAAAGACCACTGCGGCTGTTCTCGCGCTGGGCGCTTTCGCGGGCGTCGCGCATGCCCAAAGCAGCGTGACGTTGTACGGCGTCGCGGACGCGGGCCTGCTCTATACCAACAACGTCAAGGGCGACCACGTCTATCAGCTTTCCACCGCGAATTCGTCGCGCTGGGGCCTGCGCGGCTCGGAAGACCTGGGCGGCGGGCTGAGCGCGATCTTCACGCTCGAAAACGGCTACACGATCGGCACCGGCGGCATGAGCCAGGGTGGCCTGCTGTTCGGTCGCAAGGCCTTCGTCGGGCTGTCGAGCAAGACCTACGGTACGTTGACCGCGGGCCGCCAGTATTCGGCCAGCAACGACGCGAACAGCATCTTCGGTTCGGGCGCGGACTGGGCCGCATCCGGTCTCGGCTACGGCACGCGCGCCGCCGACGTGGACAACGTCGATACGTCGAACCGCATCCAGAACTCGCTCAAATACACGAGCCCGACGTGGCGCGGGCTGACGGTCGGGCTGTTGTACAGCTTCGGCGGTCAGGCTGGCCAGTTCTCGAAGAACTCGGTGTGGGACGTCGCGGCTTCGTATGCGAACGGTCCGTTCAAGTTCGGCGTGGGCTACATGTACACGAAGGATCCGTATTACGCGACGTTCGGCAACCAGGGCAACTCGTCCACGCCGACGTCGGCGCCCGGCGGCACGAACAACATGCCGAGCCGGATCTTCGGCGGCTACGCTTCGGCGGGCGCGCAGCAGATCCTCACGGCAGGCGGTTCGTACGCGCTCGGGCCGGCGACGATCGCCGTGCTGTATTCGAACACGCAGTTCAAGGACCTCGGTTCGGTCAATCCGGTGGGCAGCCCGTACGCGACGAAGTACACCGGCGGCACCGCGACGTTCAATTCCGGCGAACTGAACGTGAAGTACGCGTTCACGCCGGCCCTGACGCTGGCTGGCGCGTATATCTACACGCATAACAGCGGCGCCGGCGACTTCGGCAGCGCCCACTACAACCAGGTCAACCTTGGCGTGATCTACGCGCTGAGCGTGCGTACGTCGCTGTACGCGACCGGTTTCTACGAAAGCGCGTCGGGGGTCGATTCGACGGGGCAGGCAGCGGTTGCGAATCTTAGCGGTTCGACGTGGTCCAGCACCAGCCATCAGGTCGCGGCGATCGTGGGCATGACGCACCGCTTCTGA